One genomic segment of Marinitoga piezophila KA3 includes these proteins:
- a CDS encoding AAA-like domain-containing protein, whose amino-acid sequence MRMFCTSGPVDKKTCYYVERPDIMEEALDHIENWRYFTVSAPRQSGKTTLLRDIVEKIKDKYLTIFISFESYGEKDKEDFIETLVMDIIDDIEYRYNEKIELQIPKNIDNIRILLKELYKKFGREIILMIDEFERLNEEIINEFLHVIRSVYHKKEIYKLRSVVLISVSYLSGILEDNASPFNIAEHMEVPYFTKEQVYDLLSQHEKETGQLFDEKVKELIWHNAAGQPGLTNGLAYDLVAKKAKGKKIITEKHFEKTLYDYIKKYIDKNMENIISKAHEEKEIVMQILFEPESVEFDISDERIKFLYLHGVIDDCEGKCCVKVPLYYKKLYNHFKPKINGEKDYIINIYENLSKYFTKEGKLKINELMKKYIEYINKRGAVMFKGKKLYEGVYQYNLDIFLSTYMEELGGEVLTEVEVGGGRIDLLVRYKEEKYLIEIKRNPGPRKFQLAKKQLVEYLKRSGLKEGWLVIYSEAIEDFKHEIEEIDGVKINVWFIKTNFESPSKVN is encoded by the coding sequence ATGAGAATGTTTTGTACATCAGGACCTGTTGATAAGAAAACATGTTATTATGTGGAAAGACCGGATATAATGGAAGAAGCGCTTGATCATATAGAAAACTGGAGATATTTTACAGTGTCTGCACCGAGACAGAGCGGGAAAACCACATTATTAAGAGATATTGTAGAAAAAATAAAAGATAAGTATTTAACAATATTTATCTCATTTGAAAGTTATGGAGAAAAAGATAAAGAAGATTTTATTGAAACATTAGTGATGGATATAATTGATGATATTGAATATAGATATAATGAAAAAATAGAATTACAAATCCCCAAAAATATAGATAATATAAGAATATTACTAAAAGAATTATATAAAAAATTTGGAAGAGAGATAATTTTAATGATAGATGAATTTGAAAGATTAAATGAGGAGATAATAAATGAATTTTTACATGTAATAAGAAGTGTATATCATAAAAAGGAAATATATAAACTCCGAAGTGTAGTATTAATCAGTGTAAGCTATTTAAGCGGGATATTAGAAGACAACGCAAGTCCATTTAATATAGCAGAACATATGGAAGTACCATACTTTACAAAAGAACAGGTATATGACTTACTCTCACAACACGAAAAAGAAACAGGACAATTATTCGATGAAAAAGTAAAAGAATTAATATGGCATAACGCAGCAGGGCAACCTGGACTAACCAATGGTCTTGCATATGATTTAGTAGCAAAAAAAGCAAAAGGAAAAAAGATAATAACAGAAAAGCATTTTGAAAAAACATTATATGACTATATAAAAAAATACATAGACAAAAATATGGAAAATATAATATCAAAAGCACACGAAGAAAAAGAAATAGTAATGCAGATACTATTTGAACCAGAAAGCGTTGAATTTGATATAAGTGATGAAAGAATAAAATTTCTGTATTTACATGGAGTAATAGATGATTGTGAAGGGAAATGTTGTGTAAAAGTACCGTTATACTACAAAAAATTATATAATCATTTTAAGCCAAAAATAAACGGAGAAAAAGATTACATAATAAACATATATGAAAATCTATCAAAATACTTTACAAAAGAAGGAAAATTAAAAATAAACGAATTAATGAAAAAATACATAGAATACATAAACAAAAGAGGAGCGGTAATGTTCAAAGGAAAGAAACTATATGAAGGAGTATATCAATATAATCTTGATATATTCTTGAGCACATATATGGAAGAATTGGGAGGAGAAGTATTAACGGAGGTAGAAGTAGGAGGAGGAAGAATAGACTTATTGGTAAGATATAAAGAAGAAAAATATTTAATAGAAATAAAAAGGAATCCTGGTCCGAGAAAATTTCAACTGGCAAAAAAACAATTAGTAGAATATTTAAAAAGAAGTGGCTTAAAAGAAGGCTGGCTTGTGATATATTCAGAAGCAATAGAGGATTTCAAACATGAAATAGAAGAAATAGATGGAGTAAAAATCAATGTATGGTTTATAAAAACGAATTTTGAAAGTCCATCGAAAGTGAATTAA
- a CDS encoding SPASM domain-containing protein, with product MRLLNDTGSFDIVFNNFVLLTKYFEGEITLRMNINENNINNAKEFLKYLKKEKINKKISSLSFSPIFSSQKEIRRYGHERKINLELESKIANLYLQAAKFGFKIDKEFVGGPCSVSLDLSFAVDENLNIYSCPGTFYEVKEGYIDENSNLKINNSKWYENISYEPECIENCNYAPICYGGCRWMGGNNKKGVCKKAYLDKNIQTLIKAYVISNYPLEV from the coding sequence TTGAGATTATTAAATGATACGGGAAGTTTTGATATTGTTTTTAATAATTTTGTATTATTAACTAAATACTTTGAAGGTGAAATAACTCTTAGAATGAATATAAATGAAAATAATATAAATAATGCAAAAGAATTTTTAAAATATTTAAAAAAAGAAAAAATCAATAAAAAAATATCAAGTTTATCATTTTCACCTATATTTTCATCCCAAAAAGAAATAAGAAGGTATGGACATGAAAGAAAAATAAATTTAGAATTAGAAAGCAAAATTGCGAATTTATATCTTCAAGCGGCAAAATTCGGCTTTAAAATAGATAAAGAATTTGTTGGAGGCCCATGTTCTGTGTCTCTTGATTTATCTTTCGCTGTTGATGAAAATTTAAATATATATTCATGTCCTGGAACTTTTTACGAAGTTAAAGAAGGATATATAGATGAAAATAGTAATTTAAAAATTAATAATTCTAAGTGGTATGAAAATATAAGTTATGAACCTGAATGCATAGAAAATTGCAATTATGCACCAATTTGTTATGGAGGATGTAGATGGATGGGTGGAAATAATAAAAAAGGTGTTTGTAAAAAAGCCTATCTAGATAAAAATATTCAAACGCTGATAAAAGCTTATGTTATAAGCAATTATCCTCTGGAGGTATAA
- a CDS encoding ABC transporter ATP-binding protein: MEELLKVEKISKTYPNGVRANNNINFSLKTNEIIGLIGPNGAGKTTLIRQILKLLKPTSGNIIINDRVKKIAYVPQLPIFFPSLTVEESIKIPLKLEGLNSHEVSYKVEKILYETGLDKIKKEYNYTLSGGQKKLIMIALAFSQEPDVVILDEPTSMVDIINKEKIWDLIKKYRKGKGILLASHDMNEIKNLADKVIIITNGEIIYKGKIEEINTKVKTPVELNISVKNIEKIENLIRRENIVYNSNEHNYSLFFSELSEALSFLEKIKKDNYIKYLKIEYPSFEKGVYELVKNI; the protein is encoded by the coding sequence ATGGAAGAATTATTAAAAGTAGAAAAAATAAGCAAAACATATCCAAATGGAGTAAGAGCAAATAATAATATAAATTTTAGTTTAAAAACAAATGAAATTATTGGATTAATTGGTCCAAATGGAGCAGGAAAAACAACATTAATAAGACAGATTTTAAAATTATTGAAACCAACTTCAGGAAACATTATTATAAATGATAGAGTGAAAAAAATTGCATATGTACCGCAATTACCGATTTTCTTTCCATCACTTACAGTTGAAGAAAGTATAAAAATACCTTTAAAATTAGAAGGGTTAAATTCGCATGAAGTAAGTTATAAAGTAGAAAAAATACTTTATGAAACAGGATTAGATAAAATAAAAAAAGAATACAATTATACACTTTCAGGTGGTCAAAAAAAACTAATTATGATTGCATTAGCTTTTTCACAGGAACCTGATGTGGTAATATTGGATGAACCCACTTCAATGGTTGATATAATAAACAAAGAAAAAATATGGGATTTAATAAAAAAATACAGAAAGGGAAAAGGAATATTACTAGCAAGTCATGATATGAATGAAATAAAAAATTTGGCTGATAAAGTAATTATAATCACAAATGGTGAAATTATATATAAAGGTAAGATTGAAGAAATAAATACAAAAGTAAAAACACCTGTTGAATTAAATATATCAGTTAAAAATATAGAAAAAATAGAAAATCTTATTAGAAGAGAAAATATTGTATATAATTCAAATGAACATAATTATTCTTTATTCTTTTCTGAGTTATCAGAAGCTTTGAGTTTTCTTGAAAAAATAAAAAAAGATAATTATATAAAATATTTAAAAATTGAATACCCATCCTTTGAAAAAGGAGTGTATGAACTTGTTAAAAATATTTAA